In one window of Tubulanus polymorphus chromosome 3, tnTubPoly1.2, whole genome shotgun sequence DNA:
- the LOC141901149 gene encoding uncharacterized protein LOC141901149 produces MASLKGKVVIITGASSGIGCQTAIEFAKLGSKLVICGRNMENLRKTFDSCIAEGLKESEVLMVQAEMGKDEDLKKIIDECVAKFGQIDVLINNAGLLRYNSVESISMDEYDELFRVNTRAVVYLSHLATPYLTKVKGNIVVVSSVSALRSFAGILGYCMSKAAVDQFVRCSAIELASKQVRVNSVNPGVVETEIHKRSGMDEATYRNYLVHCKTTHPLGRPGELEEVSKTITFLASDTASFITGASIPIDGGRHSLLLTAHHPQLPGFSSGKLAFTVQLSLKIMASLKGKVVVITGASSGIGCQTAIEFAKLGSKLVICGRNMENLKKTFDSCIAEGLKESEVLMVQAEMGKDEDLKEIINECVAKFSQIDVLVNNAGLLHKGSIENLSMDEYDEQFRVNTRAVVYLSHLATPYLTKVKGNIVVVSSVNGIRSFPNVLGYCMSKAAVDQFVRCSAIELASKQVRVNSVNPGVVKTEIHKRGGMDEEAYKNFLEHCKTTHALGRPGEVEEVAKTITFLASDAASFITGASIPIDGGRHALCPR; encoded by the exons ATGGCTTCGTTAAAAGGAAAGGTTGTCATCATTACTG GTGCCAGTTCAGGTATTGGTTGTCAAACAGCAATTGAATTTGCTAAACTTGGAAGTAAACTAGTCATATGTGGTCGTAATATGGAAAATTTGAGAAAGACCTTCGATTCCTGCATTGCAGAGGGCTTGAAAGAATCTGAG GTTTTGATGGTTCAGGCTGAAATGGGTAAAGATGAAGACTTGAAGAAGATCATTGATGAATGTGTGGCTAAATTCGGTCAGATTGATGTACTT ATAAATAATGCCGGTTTACTTCGCTACAATTCTGTTGAGTCGATATCTATGGATGAATATGATGAGTTATTTCGAGTTAATACTCGCGCTGTAGTCTATTTATCACACTTAGCAACTCCATACCTCACTAAAGTAAAAG GGAATATAGTTGTTGTTTCCAGTGTGTCCGCTTTAAGATCG TTCGCCGGTATTCTTGGATACTGTATGTCTAAAGCAGCGGTCGATCAGTTTGTTCGATGTTCAGCTATTG AATTAGCATCGAAACAAGTAAGGGTGAATTCAGTGAA TCCTGGGGTGGTAGAAACAGAGATTCATAAACGTTCAGGCATGGATGAAGCGACGTATAGAAAT tatttggTGCACTGTAAGACCACTCATCCGCTGGGACGACCAGGAGAATTAGAAGAAGTGTCAAAAACTATTACATTCCTAGCCTCTGATACTGCATCATTTATTACTGGTGCTTCAATTCCTATTGATGGTGGTAGACAT TCACTACTGCTCACCGCTCACCACCCACAACTTCCTGGTTTCTCAAGTGGTAAATTGGCGTTTACTGTGCAACtctcattgaaaataatgGCATCGTTAAAAGGAAAGGTTGTTGTCATTACTG GTGCCAGTTCAGGTATTGGATGTCAAACAGCAATTGAATTTGCTAAACTTGGAAGTAAACTAGTCATATGTGGTCGCAAtatggaaaatttgaaaaagaccTTCGACTCCTGCATTGCAGAGGGCTTGAAAGAATCGGAG GTTTTGATGGTTCAGGCTGAAATGGGTAAAGATGAAGACTTGAAGGAGATTATTAATGAATGTGTGGCTAAATTCAGTCAGATTGATGTGCTT GTGAATAATGCAGGTTTACTTCATAAAGGCTCCATCGAGAATTTATCTATGGATGAATATGATGAGCAATTTCGAGTTAACACTCGCGCTGTAGTCTATTTATCACACTTAGCAACTCCTTACCTCACTAAAGTGAAAG GGAATATAGTAGTAGTTTCAAGTGTGAATGGTATAAGATCG TTTCCTAATGTTCTCGGATACTGTATGTCTAAAGCAGCTGTCGATCAGTTTGTTCGATGTTCCGCTATTG AACTTGCCTCTAAACAAGTGAGGGTGAATTCTGTGAA TCCTGGCGTTGTGAAAACAGAAATCCACAAACGTGGAGGCATGGATGAGGAGGCATACAAAAAT tTTTTGGAGCATTGTAAGACAACTCACGCGCTCGGACGACCAGGGGAGGTGGAAGAAGTAGCAAAAACTATTACCTTTCTAGCCTCTGATGCTGCGTCATTTATTACTGGTGCTTCAATTCCTATTGATGGTGGCAGACATGCTCTTTGTCCGAGATAA
- the LOC141901049 gene encoding FMRFamide receptor-like yields the protein MAYSNYDYSNSTVELNVNVSNHTEASVGDAGFHLPKWFPLCSFLIDVVIVGVLILIGFIGNTLSFIVLHKDKNWSTTHFLLQCLSIADTLFLVGCLLLQTFHSIYPYTKTFEIYNNNIFPRMFKYLWPCGLTVQTARNWITVTVTVDRYIAVRFPLRANRVCTVKNMRIVIFFVLCFAILFNVPRYFETTSVEFLDAETNITTVQIRQTSLHVNDVYSTVYGIVLYFIFIAIGPLLMLSVLNINLMIIVRKSNLERARMAQCRNQQQKTDVNRMLLSVISVFIICETPAVVYQILLMSKEPIASAIMPFTNMLVTLNSSVNFFIYCLAGQKFRKILRNICCGHRRRRRWEKLSRNGELEKNPSTTISLMSTTRSHSAKVW from the coding sequence ATGGCGTATTCAAATTACGATTATTCGAATTCAACTGTGGAATTAAATGTTAATGTCAGTAACCACACAGAAGCATCTGTCGGCGACGCAGGATTTCATTTACCAAAGTGGTTCCCGTTGTGTAGTTTTCTCATAGATGTTGTCATCGTCGGAGTGCTTATACTCATAGGATTCATCGGTAATACGCTttcatttatagttcttcatAAAGACAAGAACTGGTCAACGACGCATTTTCTACTACAATGTTTGTCAATCGCCGATACTCTGTTTCTCGTCGGGTGTTTGTTGCTGCAAACATTTCATTCCATTTACCCGTACACGAAAACGTTCGAAATCTACAACAACAACATATTTCCGCGTATGTTCAAATATCTGTGGCCGTGCGGATTAACGGTGCAAACGGCTCGTAACTGGATTACCGTAACGGTCACCGTCGATCGGTACATCGCCGTACGGTTTCCATTACGAGCGAACAGAGTGTGCACCGTCAAAAACATGCGCATCGTCATTTTCTTCGTGCTTTGTTTCGCGATATTATTCAACGTGCCGAGATATTTCGAAACGACGTCGGTCGAGTTTCTCGACGCGGAGACTAATATCACGACCGTACAAATCAGACAAACATCGCTTCACGTTAACGATGTATATAGCACCGTTTATGGAAtagtattatattttatattcatcgCTATCGGGCCGTTGTTGATGCTCAGCGTATTAaacatcaatttgatgataatCGTACGCAAGTCGAATTTGGAACGAGCGCGCATGGCGCAATGTCGTAACCAACAACAGAAAACGGACGTAAATCGAATGCTTCTGTCTGTAATAAGTGTATTCATAATCTGTGAAACCCCTGCCGTTGTCTACCAAATATTACTTATGTCTAAAGAACCGATAGCCAGCGCTATAATGCCCTTCACGAACATGCTAGTTACACTTAATTCATCCGTGAATTTCTTTATATACTGCCTCGCCGGGCAGAAGTTCCGCAAAATATTGCGTAACATCTGCTGCGGGCATCGTCGCCGTCGGCGATGGGAGAAACTTAGTAGAAACGGCGAACTGGAAAAAAACCCGTCAACCACGATCAGTCTGATGTCGACAACAAGATCGCACAGCGCAAAGGTATGGTAA